The following proteins are co-located in the Vigna angularis cultivar LongXiaoDou No.4 chromosome 2, ASM1680809v1, whole genome shotgun sequence genome:
- the LOC108328632 gene encoding amino acid transporter AVT1I isoform X2, with amino-acid sequence MSEKLSYNPSFRVPLLLNDEEKAIASSAKNTVSFFRTCLNGLNTIAGVGILSVPYALATGGWLSLALLFSIAAAAFYTGLLIKRCMDKDSNIRTYPDIGELAFGKTGRLIVSISMYTELYLVSIGFLILEGDNLSNIFPIGEVHIAGLAIGGKQLFVIMVALIILPTVWLDNLNLLSYVSASGVFASVLIILSITWTATFDGVGFHHKGTLVHWNGLPTAVSLYAFCYCAHPVFPTLYNSMTNKHQFSNVLLVCFLLTTVGYASMAIVGYLMFGDGAESQVTLNLPLDKLSSKLAIYTTLVNPISKFALMATPITNALKDLLPKTYKNRVTSILLSTVLVLSTTVVALAVPFFGSLMSLVGAFLSVTASILLPCLCYLKISGTYRKFGCETVAIVIIIITAIVMTISGTYISLMEIAHNL; translated from the exons ATGTCAGAAAAACTTTCGTACAATCCTTCCTTTAGGGTTCCTTTACTTCTCAATGATGAGGAGAAAGCCATTGCCTCTTCTGCCAAAAATACTGTATCCTTCTTTCGTACATGCCTTAATGGACTCAATACAATAGCAG GTGTTGGCATACTCTCGGTTCCTTATGCTCTTGCAACAGGAGGCTGGTTAAGCTTGGCTCTTCTGTTTTCTATTGCCGCTGCTGCATTTTACACGGGCCTTCTGATTAAAAGATGCATGGATAAGGACTCAAACATCAGAACCTACCCTGATATAGGTGAACTTGCATTTGGAAAGACAGGAAGACTGATAGTGTCAATATCCATGTACACGGAACTATATCTGGTTTCAATAGGATTCTTGATTCTAGAAGGTGATAACTTGAGTAACATATTCCCCATTGGAGAGGTTCACATAGCAGGCTTAGCAATTGGTGGGAAGCAATTATTTGTGATTATGGTTGCCCTTATCATCTTGCCCACGGTTTGGTTGGACAACTTGAATCTACTCTCTTATGTATCTGCAAGTGGAGTCTTCGCTTCTGTTCTCATCATCCTTTCAATAACATGGACTGCAACATTTGATGGAGTTGGTTTTCATCATAAAGGAACTCTTGTCCATTGGAATGGTCTCCCCACAGCTGTTAGCTTGTATGCCTTCTGTTATTGCGCTCATCCTGTCTTTCCCACACTGTACAATTCGATGACAAACAAACATCAGTTCTCTAAC GTCCTACTTGTATGTTTTCTCCTAACCACCGTGGGTTATGCATCCATGGCTATAGTGGGTTATTTAATGTTTGGTGACGGGGCTGAATCTCAAGTAACATTGAACCTGCCTCTGGACAAACTCAGCTCAAAATTAGCAATATACACAACCTTGGTGAATCCCATATCCAAGTTTGCTTTGATGGCAACACCTATTACGAATGCTTTGAAAGATTTGCTTCCAAAGACGTACAAGAATAGGGTGACGAGCATCTTACTGAGCACAGTGTTGGTATTGAGCACCACCGTTGTTGCCCTTGCTGTCCCTTTCTTTGGGTCTCTCATGTCGCTGGTTGGAGCCTTTCTGAGTGTCACAGCTTCTATTCTGCTTCCATGCTTGTGCTACTTGAAGATTTCGGGCACTTACAGGAAATTTGGGTGTGAGACGGTAGCCatagtgataataataataacagctattgtaatgacaatatcaggGACCTACATCTCTCTCATGGAAATAGCCCACAATTTATAA
- the LOC128195640 gene encoding uncharacterized protein LOC128195640 encodes MVGATVKGFWLKTVGAVRFVHILSLSWCREAVMDVGCRESSISCFSVGKLLWCREALVEGGFQNPCIVEKGKNLSLRASVLAFSSKILRVSLHHHFTQSEIKKSDGAGRRRPRGPMSTARSKALERLKVRLYGGRQFDGTGHSSTSATNRRAPL; translated from the exons ATGGTTGGTGCTACAGTTAAGGGATTCTGGTTGAAGACTGTTGGTGCAGTGAGATTCGTGCACATTCTTTCGCTATCGTGGTGTAGGGAGGCTGTTATGGACGTAGGGTGTCGAGAATCATCCATTTCGTGCTTTAG TGTAGGGAAGCTCTTGTGGTGTAGGGAAGCTCTTGTCGAGGGAGGGTTCCAGAATCCCTGTATCGTGGAG AAAGGGAAAAACCTAAGTCTTCGCGCCTCCGTTCTGGCGTTCTCTTCAAAAATCCTAAGAGTTTCATTACATCATCATTTCACACAGTCCGAAATCAAGAAAAGCGATGGAGCCGGAAGACGAAGGCCGAGAGGACCGATGTCCACCGCTCGCAGCAAAGCATTGGAGCGTCTCAAGGTCCGCCTTTACGGAGGACGTCAATTCGATGGCACTGGGCACTCGTCAACAAGCGCCACGAACAGGCGCGCTCCTTTATAG
- the LOC108328632 gene encoding amino acid transporter AVT1I isoform X1, protein MDTANSQLNHNLNMPLIQDQALRCHERTQNPQTDSPNVYATTSFLGTCLNGLNALSGVGILSVPYALATGGWLSLALLFSIAAAAFYTGLLIKRCMDKDSNIRTYPDIGELAFGKTGRLIVSISMYTELYLVSIGFLILEGDNLSNIFPIGEVHIAGLAIGGKQLFVIMVALIILPTVWLDNLNLLSYVSASGVFASVLIILSITWTATFDGVGFHHKGTLVHWNGLPTAVSLYAFCYCAHPVFPTLYNSMTNKHQFSNVLLVCFLLTTVGYASMAIVGYLMFGDGAESQVTLNLPLDKLSSKLAIYTTLVNPISKFALMATPITNALKDLLPKTYKNRVTSILLSTVLVLSTTVVALAVPFFGSLMSLVGAFLSVTASILLPCLCYLKISGTYRKFGCETVAIVIIIITAIVMTISGTYISLMEIAHNL, encoded by the exons ATGGATACCGCCAACAGTCAACTAAACCATAACCTTAACATGCCCCTAAtccaagaccaagcactacGCTGTCATGAACGCACCCAAAATCCTCAGACAGATTCTCCAAATGTTTATGCCACCACATCTTTCCTCGGCACTTGTCTCAATGGACTCAATGCTTTGTCAG GTGTTGGCATACTCTCGGTTCCTTATGCTCTTGCAACAGGAGGCTGGTTAAGCTTGGCTCTTCTGTTTTCTATTGCCGCTGCTGCATTTTACACGGGCCTTCTGATTAAAAGATGCATGGATAAGGACTCAAACATCAGAACCTACCCTGATATAGGTGAACTTGCATTTGGAAAGACAGGAAGACTGATAGTGTCAATATCCATGTACACGGAACTATATCTGGTTTCAATAGGATTCTTGATTCTAGAAGGTGATAACTTGAGTAACATATTCCCCATTGGAGAGGTTCACATAGCAGGCTTAGCAATTGGTGGGAAGCAATTATTTGTGATTATGGTTGCCCTTATCATCTTGCCCACGGTTTGGTTGGACAACTTGAATCTACTCTCTTATGTATCTGCAAGTGGAGTCTTCGCTTCTGTTCTCATCATCCTTTCAATAACATGGACTGCAACATTTGATGGAGTTGGTTTTCATCATAAAGGAACTCTTGTCCATTGGAATGGTCTCCCCACAGCTGTTAGCTTGTATGCCTTCTGTTATTGCGCTCATCCTGTCTTTCCCACACTGTACAATTCGATGACAAACAAACATCAGTTCTCTAAC GTCCTACTTGTATGTTTTCTCCTAACCACCGTGGGTTATGCATCCATGGCTATAGTGGGTTATTTAATGTTTGGTGACGGGGCTGAATCTCAAGTAACATTGAACCTGCCTCTGGACAAACTCAGCTCAAAATTAGCAATATACACAACCTTGGTGAATCCCATATCCAAGTTTGCTTTGATGGCAACACCTATTACGAATGCTTTGAAAGATTTGCTTCCAAAGACGTACAAGAATAGGGTGACGAGCATCTTACTGAGCACAGTGTTGGTATTGAGCACCACCGTTGTTGCCCTTGCTGTCCCTTTCTTTGGGTCTCTCATGTCGCTGGTTGGAGCCTTTCTGAGTGTCACAGCTTCTATTCTGCTTCCATGCTTGTGCTACTTGAAGATTTCGGGCACTTACAGGAAATTTGGGTGTGAGACGGTAGCCatagtgataataataataacagctattgtaatgacaatatcaggGACCTACATCTCTCTCATGGAAATAGCCCACAATTTATAA